One Thiobacillus sp. genomic region harbors:
- the soxZ gene encoding thiosulfate oxidation carrier complex protein SoxZ, which yields MAEPMKIRASLKGGVAEVKCLMNHVMETGLRKDAKTGAVVPAHHITNVTCEVGGKPVMDAQWGGGISKNPYLAIRVKGAKAGDKVVVSWVDNTGDKNTAEATVG from the coding sequence ATGGCAGAGCCGATGAAGATCCGCGCCTCCCTGAAGGGTGGCGTAGCCGAAGTGAAGTGCCTGATGAACCACGTGATGGAAACGGGCCTGCGCAAGGACGCCAAGACGGGCGCTGTGGTGCCTGCGCACCACATCACCAACGTGACCTGCGAGGTGGGTGGCAAGCCGGTAATGGATGCCCAGTGGGGCGGTGGCATCAGCAAGAACCCCTACCTGGCGATCCGCGTCAAGGGCGCCAAGGCGGGTGACAAGGTGGTGGTGAGCTGGGTGGATAATACGGGCGACAAAAACACCGCCGAAGCCACCGTGGGTTGA
- the soxY gene encoding thiosulfate oxidation carrier protein SoxY: MNSLRRTMLKGASSAGVVGVAVMAGLLKPGVAMATWNKAGFEAKDMGGAMGAVGGGAASASSDISVKAPDIAENGAVVPVEITSNIAGTSRIAIVSEKNGFPLIADFNLMNGAEGYVSTRIKMGATSNVVAVVHAGGKSYKAHKEVKVTIGGCGG; the protein is encoded by the coding sequence ATGAACTCATTGCGTAGGACGATGTTAAAAGGTGCCAGCTCCGCTGGCGTGGTTGGCGTGGCCGTGATGGCCGGCCTTTTGAAGCCTGGTGTGGCCATGGCTACTTGGAACAAGGCAGGTTTTGAAGCCAAGGACATGGGCGGTGCCATGGGCGCCGTGGGTGGCGGAGCCGCTTCCGCCAGCAGCGACATCTCAGTGAAGGCCCCCGACATCGCCGAGAACGGCGCTGTGGTGCCGGTGGAAATTACCAGCAACATCGCTGGCACGAGCCGCATCGCCATCGTTTCCGAGAAAAACGGCTTCCCCTTAATCGCCGACTTCAACCTGATGAATGGCGCTGAAGGCTACGTCTCCACCCGCATCAAGATGGGCGCCACCTCCAACGTGGTCGCCGTGGTGCACGCCGGCGGCAAGAGCTACAAGGCCCATAAAGAGGTGAAGGTCACCATCGGTGGCTGCGGCGGTTAA
- a CDS encoding phosphomannomutase/phosphoglucomutase: MPICLPSEIFKAYDIRGIVGKTLTAEGMERIGRALGSEALARRQTAIVLGRDGRLSGPELAAALARGLQASGLDVIDLGRVATPMAYFAAHHLGTGCAAMVTGSHNPPDYNGLKMVLAGETLAGEAIQSLRSCVEAGNFASGQGSYRQHDIRADYVARIAGDVKLARPMKIVVDAGNGVAGAFAPALYRALGCQVEELFCEVDGRFPHHHPDPSVPENLAPLKARLKSGDAELGLAFDGDGDRLGVVTTDGTIIYPDRQLMLFAADVLDRNPGAQVIFDVKSTRHLYKWVRDHGGQPLLWKTGHSVLKAKMRETGALLAGELSGHIFFKERWYGFDDGLYAGARLLEILSRHPDAGALLQALPNAVNTPELQIRLGEGEAQDLIGRLRDSARFDDAREIITLDGLRVEYADGFGLLRASNTTPSLVLRFEADDAPALARIQDDFRRILNKALPGTVLPF; this comes from the coding sequence ATGCCCATCTGCCTACCCAGCGAGATCTTCAAGGCCTACGACATCCGTGGCATCGTGGGAAAGACCCTCACCGCCGAAGGCATGGAGCGCATCGGCCGCGCCCTGGGCAGCGAAGCCCTGGCCCGCCGCCAGACGGCCATCGTGCTGGGGAGGGACGGGCGCCTGTCCGGGCCGGAACTGGCCGCGGCCCTTGCCCGGGGCCTGCAAGCCAGCGGCCTGGATGTCATCGACCTGGGCCGGGTCGCCACCCCCATGGCGTACTTCGCGGCCCACCATCTGGGCACGGGCTGCGCGGCCATGGTGACCGGATCCCACAACCCGCCGGACTACAACGGCCTGAAGATGGTGCTGGCGGGGGAAACCCTGGCGGGAGAAGCCATCCAGTCATTGCGGTCCTGCGTCGAGGCCGGAAACTTCGCCAGCGGCCAGGGCAGCTACAGGCAACATGACATCAGGGCCGACTACGTGGCACGAATCGCCGGGGATGTGAAACTGGCGCGCCCCATGAAAATCGTCGTCGATGCCGGCAACGGCGTGGCCGGCGCCTTCGCCCCGGCCCTCTACCGGGCCCTGGGGTGCCAGGTGGAAGAACTGTTCTGCGAAGTGGACGGTCGCTTCCCGCATCACCACCCTGACCCTTCGGTGCCGGAAAACCTGGCTCCCCTCAAGGCCCGGCTTAAATCTGGCGATGCCGAACTGGGCCTGGCCTTCGACGGCGACGGGGACCGCCTGGGCGTTGTCACCACGGACGGGACCATCATCTACCCGGACCGCCAGCTGATGCTCTTCGCCGCCGACGTGCTGGACCGAAACCCCGGCGCCCAGGTCATCTTCGACGTTAAATCCACACGCCACCTCTACAAGTGGGTCCGGGACCATGGCGGCCAGCCCCTGCTTTGGAAGACCGGCCATTCCGTACTCAAGGCCAAGATGCGGGAAACCGGGGCCCTGCTGGCGGGAGAACTGAGCGGCCACATTTTCTTCAAGGAGCGCTGGTACGGGTTCGACGACGGTCTCTATGCCGGGGCCCGGCTGCTGGAAATCCTCTCCCGACATCCGGATGCCGGAGCCCTGCTGCAGGCCCTGCCCAATGCCGTGAACACGCCGGAACTGCAGATCAGGCTGGGCGAGGGGGAAGCCCAGGATCTCATAGGCAGGTTGCGGGACTCGGCCCGGTTCGACGACGCCCGGGAAATCATCACCCTGGACGGCCTGCGGGTGGAATACGCCGACGGCTTCGGCCTCCTGCGGGCCTCCAACACCACGCCCTCACTGGTGTTGCGCTTCGAAGCGGACGATGCCCCCGCCCTGGCTCGCATCCAGGACGATTTCCGCCGCATCCTGAACAAGGCCC